A single Triticum dicoccoides isolate Atlit2015 ecotype Zavitan chromosome 2A, WEW_v2.0, whole genome shotgun sequence DNA region contains:
- the LOC119355676 gene encoding CBS domain-containing protein CBSCBSPB3-like isoform X7 — MEEQIAALVKSVNEGRAANDARLEAIQTSLELWRPAVTNLQHQLDELRTQVGRIALHPALADPVGQEGDPAADPMARSPAAPMTPGGTHHGPEGHGNIIDSGGSAHGVVTTLAPPPVKGPHTLIENLRDHMFKPSLSTIITENSSVPSVSPSDLVTLAAKKMREYRVNSVVVMTGNMLQGILTSKDLVLRVVAQNLSPEVTLVEKVMTASPDCATLDTSILEALQSMHDRKYRHILVADRRGQIVACLDALQLTHTAISMVEGAYGANDVANTLVQKFWDSALALHPAEEYDWHSDESRTAASDSAEGKQTPPHVGNAFSF; from the exons atggaggagcagatcgccgcactCGTCAAGTCCGTCAACGAGGGTCGCGCGGCCAACGACGCCCGTTTGGAGGCGATCCAGACCTCCCTCGAGCTGTGGCGACCAGCGGTGACGAATCTCCAACACCAGCTCGACGAACTGCGTACGCAAGTGGGGCGTATCGCGCTGCATCCCGCGCTGGCCGATCCGGTCGGCCAAGAAGGGGATCCAGCAGCGGATCCGATGGCGCGCTCTCCGGCGGCACCCATGACGCCGGGCGGGACGCATCACGGGCCAGAGGGCCACGGCAATATCATCGACTCCGGGGGATCGGCTCACGGGGTGGTCACCACCCTGGCGCCTCCTCCAGTCAAGG GTCCACACACCTTAATAGAAAATCTTCGAGACCACATGTTCAAGCCTTCCTTGTCAACTATCATAACTGAAAATAGCAG TGTTCCATCAGTATCTCCTTCAGATCTGGTAACTCTTGCTGCCAAAAAGATGAGAGAGTACCGAGTTAACTCAGTGGTTGTCATGACAGGGAACATGCTGCAAGGCATTCTCAC TTCCAAGGATTTGGTTTTGCGAGTAGTGGCACAAAATCTGTCCCCAGAGGTAACTCTCGTAGAAAAG GTCATGACTGCAAGTCCTGATTGTGCTACATTGGACACATCAATCCTCGAGGCTCTACAATCAATGCACGATAGAAAATATCGTCATATTCTTGTTGCAGACAGAA GAGGACAGATTGTCGCCTGTTTGGACGCTCTACAGTTAACCCACACAGCCATCTCCATG GTCGAGGGAGCCTATGGGGCAAACGATGTGGCAAATACCTTGGTTCAGAAGTTTTGGGATTCAGCACTTGCCTTGCATCCTGCAGAAGAGTACGACTGGCATAG TGACGAATCTCGTACGGCAGCCTCAGACAGTGCTGAAGGGAAGCAAACACCTCCTCATGTTGGCAATGCATTCTCTTTCTAA
- the LOC119355676 gene encoding CBS domain-containing protein CBSCBSPB3-like isoform X5 translates to MEEQIAALVKSVNEGRAANDARLEAIQTSLELWRPAVTNLQHQLDELRTQVGRIALHPALADPVGQEGDPAADPMARSPAAPMTPGGTHHGPEGHGNIIDSGGSAHGVVTTLAPPPVKGPHTLIENLRDHMFKPSLSTIITENSSVPSVSPSDLVTLAAKKMREYRVNSVVVMTGNMLQGILTSKDLVLRVVAQNLSPEVTLVEKVMTASPDCATLDTSILEALQSMHDRKYRHILVADRRGQIVACLDALQLTHTAISMVEGAYGANDVANTLVQKFWDSALALHPAEEYDWHSAVTNLVRQPQTVLKGSKHLLMLAMHSLSKLKTEKGGCTDSVAFQKA, encoded by the exons atggaggagcagatcgccgcactCGTCAAGTCCGTCAACGAGGGTCGCGCGGCCAACGACGCCCGTTTGGAGGCGATCCAGACCTCCCTCGAGCTGTGGCGACCAGCGGTGACGAATCTCCAACACCAGCTCGACGAACTGCGTACGCAAGTGGGGCGTATCGCGCTGCATCCCGCGCTGGCCGATCCGGTCGGCCAAGAAGGGGATCCAGCAGCGGATCCGATGGCGCGCTCTCCGGCGGCACCCATGACGCCGGGCGGGACGCATCACGGGCCAGAGGGCCACGGCAATATCATCGACTCCGGGGGATCGGCTCACGGGGTGGTCACCACCCTGGCGCCTCCTCCAGTCAAGG GTCCACACACCTTAATAGAAAATCTTCGAGACCACATGTTCAAGCCTTCCTTGTCAACTATCATAACTGAAAATAGCAG TGTTCCATCAGTATCTCCTTCAGATCTGGTAACTCTTGCTGCCAAAAAGATGAGAGAGTACCGAGTTAACTCAGTGGTTGTCATGACAGGGAACATGCTGCAAGGCATTCTCAC TTCCAAGGATTTGGTTTTGCGAGTAGTGGCACAAAATCTGTCCCCAGAGGTAACTCTCGTAGAAAAG GTCATGACTGCAAGTCCTGATTGTGCTACATTGGACACATCAATCCTCGAGGCTCTACAATCAATGCACGATAGAAAATATCGTCATATTCTTGTTGCAGACAGAA GAGGACAGATTGTCGCCTGTTTGGACGCTCTACAGTTAACCCACACAGCCATCTCCATG GTCGAGGGAGCCTATGGGGCAAACGATGTGGCAAATACCTTGGTTCAGAAGTTTTGGGATTCAGCACTTGCCTTGCATCCTGCAGAAGAGTACGACTGGCATAG TGCAGTGACGAATCTCGTACGGCAGCCTCAGACAGTGCTGAAGGGAAGCAAACACCTCCTCATGTTGGCAATGCATTCTCTTTCTAAATTGAAGACAGAAAAGGGTGGATGCACAGATTCAGTTGCG TTTCAGAAAGCTTAG